The following are from one region of the Coffea eugenioides isolate CCC68of chromosome 2, Ceug_1.0, whole genome shotgun sequence genome:
- the LOC113759872 gene encoding uncharacterized protein LOC113759872, with protein MLITHNGEIVSNDDDCEETPELTKGDCLDEDSAEEDCSPTQGEVGCLVAQRVLTARVKEDEQLQRENLFYTRYKVGDKVCSLIIDGGSCTNVASLLMVESLGLPTTRHPHPYRLQWLSEDGEVRVFKQVRVPFSIGTYTDEIVCDVVPMHATHVILGRPWQFDKHVTFDGRANKYTLLHDGKRKVLTPLTPAQVYEDQLKLQRECEQDRQRRKQKAVDPGKGSTSASEPSTKGQVSTPSVTHDKSPTTPTTRKQNMIIKAKDVRKVVNSDQPVLLMICKHVLLDVAELDKALPSILVPKKDGTWRMYTDCRAVNAITIKYRHPIPRLDDMLDELDGAVIFTKIDLRSGYHQIRMKEGDEWKMAFKTKHVYFDDILIYSRSEQEHLEHVRLVLETLRKARLYANLKKCTFCTNELVFLGYGVSSQGIKVDKSKIEAIEQWPTPTSVPKVRNFLGLAGFYRRFVKDFSTIAAPMTVVTKKNDKEAHSGGLMGHFGMVKTLAMLQEHFYWPHMR; from the exons ATGCTAATCACTCACAATGGCGAGATCGTGTCCAATGATGACGACTGTGAGGAGACACCCGAATTGACCAAAGGCGATTGCCTGGATGAAGACTCTGCTGAGGAAGATTGCTCGCCTACACAAGGGGAAGTAGGGTGCTTGGTAGCACAACGAGTGCTAACTGCCCGAGTTAAGGAAGACGAGCAACTACAACGGGAGAACCTGTTTTACACCCGTTATAAGGTGGGTGACAAGGTGTGTAGCCTCATCATcgacggtgggagttgcacAAACGTGGCAAGCTTACTCATGGTTGAGAGCTTAGGGCTCCCAACtactagacatccacaccctTATCGCCTCCAATGGCTGAGTGAGGATGGAGAGGTACGTGTCTTCAAACAGGTACGCGTTcccttttccattggaactTACACTGATGAAATTGTTTGTGATGTCGTGCCAATGCATGCTACCCATGTCATCTTGGGgagaccttggcaatttgacaaacacgtcacattcgacGGAAGGGCCAACAAGTACACACTCTTGCATGATGGCAAACGCAAGGTCCTCACACcactcacacctgcacaagtgtatgaggaccAACTTAAGTTGCAAAGAGAGTGTGAACAAGACCgtcaaagaaggaaacaaaaggcGGTCGACCCTGGCAAAGGCTCCACTTCTGCAAGTGAGCCATCGACCAAGGGTCAAGTAAGCACACCTAGTGTTACACATGACAAATCACCCACTACACctaccactaggaagcaaaacatgatcattaaggctaaggACGTTAGAAAAGTTGTCAATTCTGATCAACCTGtgcttctcatgatttgcaagcacGTGCTTTTAGATGTTGCTGAactcgataaggcattgccttcga TACTCGTCCCtaaaaaggatggtacttggcgAATGTAcactgactgtagggccgtCAATGCCATTACTATTAAGTATCGTCATCCCATCCCTAGattagatgatatgcttgatgaactcgatggtgctGTCATATTCACTAAAATCGATCtaaggagtggctatcatcaaattaggatgaaagaaggcgatgaGTGGAAAATGGCCTTCAAAACCAagcatg tttactttgatgatattctGATCTATAGTCGCAGTGAACAGGAGCACTTGGAGCATGTGAGactagttcttgagacacttcgaaAGGCGCGTTTatacgctaaccttaagaagtgcaccttttgtactaatgaaCTTGTGTTTCTGGGCTATGGAGTGAGTTCGCAGGGTATCAAAGTAGACaagtccaagattgaggccatcgagcAATGGCCAACGCCCACATCCGTCCCTAAGGTGCGCAACTTTCTTGGATTGGCGGGTTTCTATCGGCGCTTTGTCAAGGATTTCAGCACCATTGCCGCCCCAATGACCGTCGTGACCAAGAAAAATGACAA ggaggcacatagtggtggtcttATGGGACACTTTGGCATGGTTAAGACTCTTGCCATGTTACAAGAGCATTTCTACTGGCCTCACATGCGTTAG